The Gemmatimonadaceae bacterium DNA window ATGCGTCACCAAGATCACCGTCTTGTCCCGAACGCGCGGCAGTACCGCCCGCAAGATCTCCTCTTCGGTGCGGACGTCGACCTGAGACGTCGTTTCATCGAGCAGCAAAACCGGCGTGTCACGCACAAGGGCGCGCGCCAGCGCGAACCGCTGACGCTGACCGCCGGAGAGTGTCGCCCCCCATTCCGCCACCATCGTGTCGTATCGCTCGGGCAGCTCGTCGATGAGCGCTTCGAGTTGGCAATCCCGTACGGCCTGTTCGACGCGGTCTCGACTAATG harbors:
- a CDS encoding ABC transporter ATP-binding protein, yielding ISRDRVEQAVRDCQLEALIDELPERYDTMVAEWGATLSGGQRQRFALARALVRDTPVLLLDETTSQVDVRTEEEILRAVLPRVRDKTVILVTHRMATASLADKICVLENGRLVGSGSHDELADQNQQYRMLVQAAHGGDENRRLRMLGIT